The sequence GCGTGGGTTCGCCGAACGCCAGCAGGATCGGCGTGGCGAACGACAGCAGAAAGAACGCCGGCACCGACAGCAGCACCGACAGCACGAGGCCGGTCCAGTAGATATGCGGCACGCGGCTTTCGTCCTGAGCGCCGCGCGCATGCGACACGCTCACGCTGACGGAGGTCAGCACGCCTTGCAGCAGCGTGACCACGACGAAAAACAGGTTCGCGCCGAGGCCGCCGGCGGCGAGCGCGTCGGGGCCAAGCGAGCCGAGCAGGATCGTGTCGGTGACCGCCATGGCCATTTGCGCGAGCTGGGAGATCGCGAGCGGCGCGGCGAGCCGGGCGGTGTCGGCGGCATGGCGGGAAAGCGTCGGCGGCCGGGAGGCCACCCGGGTGAAGCTGGACTGAGTCATGGAAGCGCCTGGCGGCGAAAGTGGCGACCGGGTCACGGCCGGCGCGCGTTGCAGCGTTCGCGAGCGGGGCGGGCGGTGACCAAACGGCGAGGAGCGGCGGCTCGGCTAGCCAGCCGTTTGTTGTCTGTCGAATCTGACAGCTTATTGCTTAGGCGCGGCGCTGTCGATCAAAGAAGCACGATTTTGGTGCGTACGGCCCTCCGAATTTCCGGACCGCAGACCGTGGACGGCAAGGAGGGCGTTGTCAGGCTTCGTGGACCGCGATGCGCGTGTCGCCGAACAGCACCACCTGGCCCGCGCGGATTTTGCAGGTTTTACGCGTTTCGACCCGTCCGTCGACGGTGACCGCGCCGTCGCCGACCATCATTTTGGCTTGCCCGCCGCTCTCCGCGAGGCCCGTTATCTTCAGGAGATTGTGCAATTCGACGTAGTCGCCGGTGAGCGTGAAATCGAGGTTGGGCATGGCGTTTGCGCCTTCAGGCAAAGGGTTCGCATCATAAGCCACAAACTTGCCCTGGATGAAGCTCGAGCTGTACCGCAGGCGGTGTGTAGGCTTTTGCAAGCAGATGTTATGTAATTGTCGGAAAGTGAAACGTTCCGTAACAGCATTCGCGGATTACGAATTTCACTCGTAAAGTGGCTCTCAGTAGGGAAGCTTGCTGGATTTGTCCCGCAACGAGAAGACCGGCCGAAGCATAGGTTTTTGCGCGAAAGATCCGTCACGACGGATCGGCACGGTGCGAAGCCAGATAAGACGTCCGGTCACAACAACTTTAGAGAGGATTTAGCCATGACCCAGATTCGTACACTTCTGATCGGTACCGCCCTGACCGCTTTCGCCGCGACTGCCGCTGTCGCGCAGACCGCGCAGCCGGCCGCAGGTGCGGACGGCCAGGCTCAGATGCAGATGCAAGCAGCGCCCGCCGCCGCCGGCGTGCAGCCGGTGACGCCGGCGCCGACCCGTCTGACCGCGCCGGGTTCGACCGATCCGCTGGTGCAGAAGCGCGACGCCAATGCCAAGGCGAACGCTGAATACCGTGCGTCGAAGAAGGCTTCGAAGACGGAGTTGAAGGATCAGCAGAAGGCCGCCAAGTCGCAATACAAGGAACAGGTGCGCGACGCCAAGATCAACCAGAAGGCGGATAAGCAAACCGCCAACAACGAAATGAAGATGAACATGCAAGGCCAGACGGGCGATCAGTCCGATGGCAGCGATGTGAAGCACTAAGTCAGCGCTAAATCGCCAGGTCGCTAAGTCAGTCTGGCCCGGTGATGAAGCGGCCGGGGCGGCGGCGTTTTCCGCCGTCGCGCCCGGCCGCTTTGGTTTTGAACCACCGGGCTTCGGCCAGGCAGACTCTGCCGCGGGGCATCGTAGCCAGATTGACGGCCACGATGGCTCGAATCCCGTTGTAAGGAGGTATCGAATGAGCATTGCCCAGTCCACCAGAAAACAGATCTACGCCGCGTTGATCGCGGGGTGCCTTTCGTCGTCCATGGCGTCCGTGGCGTTCGCGCAGGCGAGCGATCCGGCCGCCGCGCCCGTGACGCATGCCGACAAGAAGGCCGCAAAGGAACAATCGAAGGCGGACAAGAAGGCGTCCGTCGCGCAAGCCAAGGCGGACAAGAAGAAAACCGACGCGCAGGCCGACGCCGATAAGGCGAATGCCGACGCTAATGTGAAGGACGCGAAGAAGCAGTAGCAGGCGCGCTTTGGCGTTGAAGGACGGCGACCCGAAATAAGGGTCGCTTGTCTGTGATGGTTGTATGGATATACAGTATGCGTCGCCATCCTTCATTCACTTCAGCGCCCGAATCCACGTGCTCTCCG is a genomic window of Paraburkholderia bryophila containing:
- a CDS encoding RNA-binding S4 domain-containing protein, yielding MPNLDFTLTGDYVELHNLLKITGLAESGGQAKMMVGDGAVTVDGRVETRKTCKIRAGQVVLFGDTRIAVHEA